The proteins below are encoded in one region of Amycolatopsis magusensis:
- a CDS encoding Ppx/GppA phosphatase family protein: MVGVLDVGAFSARLVLVERGGSPVEPALVHKTRLRLDRALDADCRLSQRGIESITEAVRKANRVAAEHGAQAVFPFATSSVRDAANARQVVAKVARATGTELRFLSGRREAELSFVAARRWYGAAAGPLVVLDVGGGTVEIAAGAGEVATFARSLKLGAREMTRAWLSSEQASAKRVDALRAYTLDRVREALDGADDLIGGSRAIGCSKVLRQLARLAGARPQRDGDFVPRTLHVDDLRRWIPRLAKLPADRRAELPGISRCRSRQALAGAIVAEALLTVCGEQVDVCPWSTTEGLLLTMLDGEAAGALRVA, translated from the coding sequence CTGGTCGGAGTGCTTGACGTGGGGGCCTTCAGCGCGCGGTTGGTGCTGGTGGAACGCGGTGGATCGCCGGTGGAACCAGCACTCGTGCACAAGACGCGGCTCCGGCTGGACCGCGCGCTAGACGCCGACTGCCGGTTGAGCCAGAGGGGCATCGAGTCCATCACCGAAGCGGTCCGCAAGGCGAACCGCGTCGCGGCCGAGCACGGCGCGCAGGCGGTCTTCCCGTTCGCGACCTCGTCGGTGCGGGACGCGGCGAACGCGCGGCAGGTGGTCGCGAAGGTCGCCAGGGCGACCGGCACCGAACTGCGCTTCCTGTCCGGCCGCCGCGAGGCGGAGCTGTCCTTCGTCGCCGCCCGCCGGTGGTACGGCGCGGCGGCGGGACCGCTGGTGGTGCTGGACGTCGGCGGTGGCACGGTCGAAATCGCCGCGGGTGCCGGTGAAGTGGCCACCTTCGCACGCTCGCTCAAGCTCGGCGCCCGTGAGATGACCCGCGCGTGGCTGAGCAGCGAACAGGCGTCGGCCAAGCGCGTGGACGCCTTGCGCGCCTACACCCTGGACCGCGTGCGCGAGGCGCTCGACGGCGCCGACGACCTGATCGGGGGCTCGCGGGCGATCGGCTGCTCGAAGGTGCTGCGCCAGCTGGCCCGCCTCGCCGGGGCGAGACCCCAGCGGGACGGAGACTTCGTCCCGCGCACCCTGCACGTCGACGATCTGCGCCGCTGGATCCCGCGACTGGCGAAGCTGCCCGCGGACCGGCGTGCCGAACTCCCCGGTATCTCGCGGTGCCGTTCCCGCCAGGCGCTGGCCGGCGCGATCGTGGCCGAGGCACTGCTGACCGTCTGCGGTGAACAGGTGGACGTGTGCCCGTGGTCCACGACCGAGGGCCTGCTGCTGACCATGCTGGACGGCGAGGCCGCCGGAGCCCTGCGCGTCGCTTAG